From the Calonectris borealis chromosome 4, bCalBor7.hap1.2, whole genome shotgun sequence genome, one window contains:
- the TEC gene encoding tyrosine-protein kinase Tec isoform X1: MNTIILQEILIKRSQQKKRTSPLNYKERLFVLTKSMLTYYEGRAEKKYRKGSVDISRIKCVEVVKSDGIIPCQNKYPFQVVYDANTLYIFAPTAPSRDQWVRNLKEEIKNNSNIMVKYHPKFWTEGIYQCCRQTEKLAPGCEKYNLFENSVMRLPSPMPEKNERRPPPPVPPVEENGNEEEEVVVAMYDFEPTEHHDLRLEKGEEYTVIEKNDIHWWKARDKYGKQGYIPSNYVTGKKSNNLDQYEWYSRNLNRSKAEQLLRNEDKEGGFVVRDSSQPGLYTVSLYTKFGGEGSSGIRHYHIKETVTSPKQYYLAEKHLFNSIPEIIEYHKHNAAGLVTRLRYPVTPKKTTAPTTAGFSYEKWEINPSELTFMRELGSGLFGVVRLGKWRAQYKVAIKAIREGAMYEEDFIEEAKVMMKLTHPKLVQLYGVCTQQRPIYIVTEFMEHGCLLNYLRQKRGVLSKDVLLTMCQDVCEGMEYLERNSFIHRDLAARNCLVSDSGVVKVSDFGMTRYVLDDQYTSSSGAKFPVKWCPPEVFNYSRFSSKSDVWSFGVLMWEVFTEGKMPFEKSSNYEVVTMVSQGHRLYRPKLACKQVYEMMMMCWQEKPEGRPTFEDLLHTIIDIAEGEDAF; this comes from the exons ATGAATACTATTATCCTACAAGAGATTTTGATTAAAAGATCACAGCAGAAGAAGAGGACTTCTCCGTTAAACTACAAAGAGAGGCTTTTTGTACTTACAAAGTCTATGCTAACATATTACGAAGGTCGAGCGGAG aaaaagtacagaaaaggatCTGTGGATATTTCAAGGATTAAATGTGTAGAAGTTGTAAAAAGTGATGGTATTATTCCCTGTCAAAATAAATATCCATTTCAG GTTGTATATGATGCTAATACGCTTTATATTTTTGCACCAACTGCACCAAGCCGGGATCAGTGGGTGAGGAATCTGAAAGAAG aaATAAAGAACAACAGCAATATAATGGTAAAATATCATCCTAAATTCTGGACAGAGGGAATTTATCAGTgctgcagacagacagaaaaattaGCACCTGGCTGTGAAAAATACAATCTTTTTGAAAACA GTGTAATGAGATTGCCTTCTCcaatgccagaaaaaaatgag CGAAGGCCTCCACCACCTGTTCCTCCAGTTGAAGAAAATGGCAACGAAGAGGAGGAGGTAGTGGTAGCAATGTATGACTTTGAGCCTACAGAACATCATGATCTAAGATTAGAGAAAGGTGAAGAATATACGGTGATTGAGAAGAATGACATTCATTGGTGGAAAGCGAGAGACAAATATGG aaaacaaggaTATATTCCAAGCAACTATGTAACAGGAAAGAAGTCCAACAACCTTGATCAATATGA GTGGTACAGCAGAAACCTgaacagaagcaaagcagagcagctccTCAGAAACGAG GATAAAGAAGGTGGTTTTGTGGTGAGAGACTCAAGTCAGCCTGGCCTGTACACAGTTTCCCTTTATACAAAATTTGGAGG AGAAGGTTCATCAGGAATAAGACACTACCATATAAAAGAAACAGTGACGTCACCGAAGCAGTACTACCTCGCAGAAAAACATCTCTTTAACTCCATTCCAGAAATAATTGAGTATCATAAACATAACGCAGCAG GTCTTGTTACCAGGCTGCGTTACCCAGTGACCCCAAAGAAGACGACAGCACCAACAACGGCAGGATTCAGCTATG agAAATGGGAGATTAATCCCTCAGAACTGACATTCATGAGAGAACTGGGGAGCGGTCTCTTCGGCGTAGTGCGCCTTGGGAAATGGAGGGCGCAGTATAAAGTGGCCATCAAGGCAATTCGGGAAGGTGCCATGTATGAAGAGGATTTCATTGAAGAAGCTAAAGTAATGAT GAAGCTAACGCATCCTAAATTAGTTCAGCTGTATGGTGTGTGCACACAACAGAGACCTATTTACATTGTGACAGAGTTCATGGAACATGGCTGCCTTCTCAATTACCTGAGACAAAAACGGGGAGTTTTGAGTAAAGACGTCCTGCTCACTATGTGCCAAGATGTATGTGAGGGAATGGAGTACCTGGAGAGAAACAGCTTTATCCACAGAGACCTG GCTGCCAGGAACTGCTTGGTGAGTGACTCAGGAGTGGTCAAAGTGTCGGATTTTGGGATGACAAG gtatGTCCTTGATGATCAATACACAAGCTCCTCGGGGGCTAAATTTCCTGTGAAATGGTGCCCCCCAGAAGTTTTTAATTATAGCCGATTCAGCAGCAAGTCAGATGTCTGGTCGTTCG gTGTTTTAATGTGGGAAGTTTTTACGGAAGGAAAAATGCCCTTTGAAAAAAGCTCCAACTATGAAGTGGTAACGATGGTTAGCCAAGGACATCGTTTGTATCGGCCCAAACTAGCCTGTAAGCAGGTGTATGAAATGATGATGATGTGCTGGCAGGAG aaaccaGAGGGACGCCCGACTTTTGAAGACTTGCTTCACACAATCATTGACATTGCAGAAGGTGAAGATGCTTTCTGA
- the TEC gene encoding tyrosine-protein kinase Tec isoform X2, which produces MVKYHPKFWTEGIYQCCRQTEKLAPGCEKYNLFENSVMRLPSPMPEKNERRPPPPVPPVEENGNEEEEVVVAMYDFEPTEHHDLRLEKGEEYTVIEKNDIHWWKARDKYGKQGYIPSNYVTGKKSNNLDQYEWYSRNLNRSKAEQLLRNEDKEGGFVVRDSSQPGLYTVSLYTKFGGEGSSGIRHYHIKETVTSPKQYYLAEKHLFNSIPEIIEYHKHNAAGLVTRLRYPVTPKKTTAPTTAGFSYEKWEINPSELTFMRELGSGLFGVVRLGKWRAQYKVAIKAIREGAMYEEDFIEEAKVMMKLTHPKLVQLYGVCTQQRPIYIVTEFMEHGCLLNYLRQKRGVLSKDVLLTMCQDVCEGMEYLERNSFIHRDLAARNCLVSDSGVVKVSDFGMTRYVLDDQYTSSSGAKFPVKWCPPEVFNYSRFSSKSDVWSFGVLMWEVFTEGKMPFEKSSNYEVVTMVSQGHRLYRPKLACKQVYEMMMMCWQEKPEGRPTFEDLLHTIIDIAEGEDAF; this is translated from the exons ATGGTAAAATATCATCCTAAATTCTGGACAGAGGGAATTTATCAGTgctgcagacagacagaaaaattaGCACCTGGCTGTGAAAAATACAATCTTTTTGAAAACA GTGTAATGAGATTGCCTTCTCcaatgccagaaaaaaatgag CGAAGGCCTCCACCACCTGTTCCTCCAGTTGAAGAAAATGGCAACGAAGAGGAGGAGGTAGTGGTAGCAATGTATGACTTTGAGCCTACAGAACATCATGATCTAAGATTAGAGAAAGGTGAAGAATATACGGTGATTGAGAAGAATGACATTCATTGGTGGAAAGCGAGAGACAAATATGG aaaacaaggaTATATTCCAAGCAACTATGTAACAGGAAAGAAGTCCAACAACCTTGATCAATATGA GTGGTACAGCAGAAACCTgaacagaagcaaagcagagcagctccTCAGAAACGAG GATAAAGAAGGTGGTTTTGTGGTGAGAGACTCAAGTCAGCCTGGCCTGTACACAGTTTCCCTTTATACAAAATTTGGAGG AGAAGGTTCATCAGGAATAAGACACTACCATATAAAAGAAACAGTGACGTCACCGAAGCAGTACTACCTCGCAGAAAAACATCTCTTTAACTCCATTCCAGAAATAATTGAGTATCATAAACATAACGCAGCAG GTCTTGTTACCAGGCTGCGTTACCCAGTGACCCCAAAGAAGACGACAGCACCAACAACGGCAGGATTCAGCTATG agAAATGGGAGATTAATCCCTCAGAACTGACATTCATGAGAGAACTGGGGAGCGGTCTCTTCGGCGTAGTGCGCCTTGGGAAATGGAGGGCGCAGTATAAAGTGGCCATCAAGGCAATTCGGGAAGGTGCCATGTATGAAGAGGATTTCATTGAAGAAGCTAAAGTAATGAT GAAGCTAACGCATCCTAAATTAGTTCAGCTGTATGGTGTGTGCACACAACAGAGACCTATTTACATTGTGACAGAGTTCATGGAACATGGCTGCCTTCTCAATTACCTGAGACAAAAACGGGGAGTTTTGAGTAAAGACGTCCTGCTCACTATGTGCCAAGATGTATGTGAGGGAATGGAGTACCTGGAGAGAAACAGCTTTATCCACAGAGACCTG GCTGCCAGGAACTGCTTGGTGAGTGACTCAGGAGTGGTCAAAGTGTCGGATTTTGGGATGACAAG gtatGTCCTTGATGATCAATACACAAGCTCCTCGGGGGCTAAATTTCCTGTGAAATGGTGCCCCCCAGAAGTTTTTAATTATAGCCGATTCAGCAGCAAGTCAGATGTCTGGTCGTTCG gTGTTTTAATGTGGGAAGTTTTTACGGAAGGAAAAATGCCCTTTGAAAAAAGCTCCAACTATGAAGTGGTAACGATGGTTAGCCAAGGACATCGTTTGTATCGGCCCAAACTAGCCTGTAAGCAGGTGTATGAAATGATGATGATGTGCTGGCAGGAG aaaccaGAGGGACGCCCGACTTTTGAAGACTTGCTTCACACAATCATTGACATTGCAGAAGGTGAAGATGCTTTCTGA